Sequence from the Dysidea avara chromosome 5, odDysAvar1.4, whole genome shotgun sequence genome:
gctattggaagcatttaggatcatactgaaggcacttgggcttggttatactaatactgccaaggcaccaggatagTATTGTGGAGctattttttgggtgatatttttggccagaaaagcctaAAATTCCATGatacctaatatacagtatggtagtactgtatattagggaccacACAGATGATGCCCTGCACACAGGGTAATGTCAGATATGTATACtcaaaattcctttgatctgcccacaaAAAAGTGTTACATTTAATTTTATGCAATATCTGCATGCAATGATATACATGCATATGCATGTGTTTTAAGGACACAGTACTCCATTGCAATCTACATaaccaccaccaccactcaGTTATACAGCCACAGTAAAATAATCAACTAGCAGTAACAGCTTAAGCTCCAATTGCCTTGGTTATATATGCAGTGATGCAAACTTCACTCTATTGTTCTCTgcataaacccacaattgatcctCTCATATGCTTGCATCATACATTTGAACACTCTGTATGTAGTATTTTGTCGTTATTCTTGTGTGATTTCCACTGTCTACTACTGAAATTCACATGGCTCAATATAAATACCAATACACTCATGAAGCATGCATGTCAGCAGTTTCCCACTCACATAGGTGATTAACCCATGTGGcacataatacataattatcaGTTATGCACATACCACGGGCACAAGTGCTTTCAGCCCTCAGGATTGTGCATACATGTCAGACAAAGCACTTGCGTCCATGGTATTATATTTATACAAGCAAACTGGCAATTTATATTTTAAATAAAATTGAAATAATAACCTGGGAACTTACCTGGTTATTTATTTCTTTATGGATTATAAAGTGCTTAACTACTCCTTTACACATAGCAGTTAGTATAAAACTGTGTTGCTTGTTAGAGTATCGCACCAAGTAGTcaccattgtttttcaacaGATGAGTAGCATTAGCACGGGAAATTTCCCCATGGTACCAAGGTTGTTCCTCCAGTGGGATCTATATAGAATATGAATGCACAACCATGATGTGCATTACATGATCATAATTATGCAGTATTTTTATGCAATTTAAGAATTGAAATAAACACCAAAATAAATATAGACACCCACATACTGTACTACACAATGTTATGTGGAATAAGAAAACTAAGAATGTGAATTTGGAACAACATAATTGAAAAGTATCAACTTTTATTGCCTTCCAATTCATTGAAAACGCTGAAGGGCCATATTTCCAATGAACATTTTGGAAGTTGAGGAAATATAGGGCCCTTCCAGTACCTTTCCAATGGCTTGGAAAGCTACTGAAATTTGATATTTCTTTTTGTAGTAAGCAGGTTGTAGTTAGCTAATCATTGGGAATGTACACAATAGGCAGGGTGGGGTAGGGGTGAAGCCGAAAAGTTTATGGTATAAGATTATTATATTTTTAGGAGTGGTGATTAACACAGTTGACATGttataatagagcattcaaagaATTTTAGAATTTTGCAAACTTGTGCAGGGAAAACGTTCACTTTTGAAAAAACAACCAAGCTTGATAGAATTTGcatatttcatattagatatggtgccaatacaattaccaatcatatcacatGCGTAGAACCTTACAAATAaaaccaatagaaaatgtatcgGAGTGCCATAAAATGCTTACTAGCAAACTTTGCATCTTCATAAGCAAGGAAAGGATGGTTATTTCCAGAAGCTGATCAAGGatgtgtccatccaggtcagtAGGTAACAAAGTTAAGAAGCATTTGGGTTTAAGGTATACAAAGCCATAGATGTACATGTTATTTCTATTGTattgtgcctgtacttttaAAACCAACATGTTGGTACCTTCAGAAGTGTGActaaaacagtttattttaccacattttgaataATTGCAACTGTAAATTTGAAGTACACCCATGCTATGTAAGGAAAACAAGTTCTAAATACATTATTGTGGCTTCCTGACCAGTTATAGAGATGGGTTTATAACTTACTTTAAAAAGTTTCCAAACATGCCCTAAGCGAATGATTTTGACATGACAATTTtttccacagaaaatttagaATGATTATATCAAAGTTTGTCACTTAGCCACTCGTAGTAGTGTTATGAATTTATTTGAGACCATGGCTCTCCATCTATCACTTGCATTTCTTACCACTGCATATGTGTGTCATCCTATTATAACCAAGCATCTACACATCTTTTTACTCTTTATATATGCACAGTATACATAATACGGTTGTATCAAGATGTACCAACGAAAGCAGCATTACATTAACATAACTAAAAACAGACTCCTTTTCAGCTACAGGCTATAGATAAATCAATGTTAGCTATAGGATTTCATCAATTTCTGAGCCAACTTGGCTGTCTGGATATTTCTAGAATTGTAGCAAAATCAATCCTTCCAATAGTTGAAATACAATACATATTAATTCTGATGAATTTTACATGATGaaagctacagtacatgtaaagtGCAAACAATACAAGTATATACAAATATGTACATGCAATGATATTTGATATCCTAATAGGGACCCAGAAGAAGGCTACTGCCTGTTATTACTGAGGGCAAAACATCACAGCAAAATCCActggatttaaaaaaaatatgtTGCATATACCTCAGGAGGCTCTTCGGTTATCATAGTACTCTTGTCATAATCCTTTGTAGAAAGTTGAATGCTTTGGATCATTTCACTGTGTCTTCTAGGTTCAAACTCACTAGGTACCTGTGAATATATAAAATTAAAAGTTTCCAGAGAATAAAAGTATAACAGGGGTGGTGGAACAGGCCAGAGATGAGGGGAAAGATTTGCCAATAATAATCACACAGTATAGGAATCATACAACAGACATACATATGCCACTCTTACGATTTTGAGAGCTCTGATGATTTCACAGTAGGTAAATTAAGGTTTTGTAAAGATATTAATGTGATTGTCCTAtcagagtgattgactgctttattagagtatccgCAACCATTAATTTTGTCAATAAAAGTGGGGCTATGTTCTCCATTTCCATTGTTTTTGAGCTATACAGTTAACAGCATCACAAGTATGCATATGCACATATACATACTTAAAGATTACTTGCAACTGAGCAAGAATTTTAGTAGGGCAATTCTTTTGATTTTGCAAAGCAGTCATTTAGAAAGAAAGGTGTTAACTACTGTACTTCATCTAGGATTAATTGAGGGCGTTTAGTAACACTGCAATTTTTCCATAGCAATTTTGTTTAATAACATCAAAAAACATTTGGTGCAGTAGGACTTCTGTGTCCTTCATCTCAGAACCCTCAGGTGTTAACTGCCCTTAGTTTAACAGAGTTCAAAAATCATGCAATATCCATGGGTGTACCGTGTAGCAAAGGTTTAAAGTTACTATAGCTCATAATCATTACATAACTTGTACAATTCGGGTTACATGTTTATCACTTATTCCACCTAGAGGTGTGcgacagcgttgaaaccgggtcgggtcatccgggtcacattttctccgggtcatccgggtctgacccggtttacaatttatccgggtctgacccggtttacaatttatccgggtctgacccggattggatcacgtgagaaacaaaattgtacTACTTTCATTGTCATGTCTACTGCTCCCGGTAGTAATACAGTCGTAAGTAAAACATTGATTGTTAAAGACAACGTTGGATTGTTACCTGAAGATGAACTAGCAAGCCATTATTGTTTACAAGTGCCTGGCTGGTGTCCCTGTGTTAACTGCCGCGACTTTTCACGACCAAGCGTTTCTCTGCTGGCTAAAGACAATGCTAAAGACGATTTGTGCGACATGAATCGTGAGTCATACCGCCTGATTACTGCGCCTGATGTTGAAGCGAAAGGCAAGTGCTACAACTAGTGCTGTGAACACTGTTGGAGAATGTACAAAGGCTGCTAAGCAGCAAGCCCAGGAAGTCCAAGCGCGTGATACACCCCGATACGCACTCGCTGCCTTGGATCACCCCAAGGACCAACCAGGCAAGAGGTTTCAATTTGACTGCCACAGCGATGATTTTGTCTTAGATTGACTGACACTTAATActgttactattattagctaTTGTAATTACTGCACATGTGTGACTCTAATATATTAGGTTGGTATTAGGCGCGAACACGTGTTGTAGCTTGTAGTTTCGTCTCCTCTATCTGGGGCCAGAATCGGTCGTTCTACCCTATCAAACCACTATACATCACATTGGTGCTGTGACGAAACATCGAGATGGAAAACATCCAACGTCTCCGGACCAGACGACGCGCTACCAAATCCAGTGTGACTAAACTTCTAGGGAAAGTTGATGGTATCCTTTCCGCCGACCTTGAAGGCGTCAACTCACAATCGGTCAAGGAAGCAGCGAAGCTGATGGCCGATACTACACTTTTCCAACTCAAGGCTAAGCAAGGCCTGCTGGTCGAGCTGAACAATGCAATCACCGAAAAGATTGATGACGAGACAGAGTTGGAAGAGGACATTTCGAAAGCTGATGCTTACCAATTTGATTTAGACGAGCGTATAGCCTTTCTCACCGAGTTTCTACGGAAAGCTAGCCAAGCGCCACCTGCTAAGCCTACTGATGCTCATACCATACTACCAACCTCACCGCCGCCCACGGACTCCTCAGCTGTGAATTCTGATACTCAGCTCCCAGTGACAACTGATTCACTAACCTCATCGCCAGTTGTGAAGCCGACAGAGGATACCGTGAGTAAATCACATAAGCGATTAATAGTTGCAGACACACACCATAACGTCAGCCGACTCCCAAAACTGATCCTGCCTACCTTTAGTGGGGATCCAATTCAATGGCAGACGTTTTGGGATTCGTTTGACGCTGCTGTACACTCGAATGTTGGTCTTAATGATgtgcaaaaatttaattacttgcgAGCACAACTACATGGGGATGCTGCTCGTGTTATTGCTGGGTTTACCCTCACTGAAAGGAATTACACACAATCACTTGAGTTGTTGAAGGATAGATTTGGGCAGCCATATAAGATTATCAATGCCCACATGGAGGCGTTACTCAACCTCACAAAGCCATCTAACAACTTGGCTAGTTTACAGGGCTTTCATGATACCATAGAAAGGCACATGAGGTCACTATCAGCACTTGGCAAGTCTCCTGAATCTTATGGTATGCTATTGACCTCATCCATACTTAGTAAACTACCTGTTGAAACCAAACGGCATATGGCACGTGAGCACTATGAGACAGAATGGTCCATTAAGGATGTGATGGCTGCCATTCGCAAGGAAGTCCAAATTTTTGAAATGAGTTATCAACATGGCGGTAAGCCCAGCAATTACGACAGCTTCCCACCATCCACCAGTTCCTTCCACACAGCTACACACAAGGGCCACCACCATCGTGATGGTCAACAGAGGAAGGAACCTGTATGTGTCTTCTGTAAGGGAGGCCACAAGGCTGGTGTATGTAACAGTGTAACAGACCCTAAGGAGAGGTTATCAATTGTGAAGCGAGACAATTTGTGCTTCAACTGTCTTGCCAGGCACAAGGTGACACAATGCACCTCTAAGttcacatgtagagagtgcaaGAAGCGACATCACACCAGCCTTTGCCACGCCTTCCTTACAGAAACCACACAATCACAACCTGACCAACAGACCTCAGCATTACCCAATGCACAAGCACCTGCAACTGACAATGCTGCATTTACCACAATGACACCTGCTCCTCTCTCAGCATTATATACCAATGTATGCTTATTGAAGACAGCCATTGCTGAAGTGTCATCAGCAACCACCACTACAGAAGGCAACATTCTGTTTGATGAGGGAGCGCAGCGCTCTTTCATCACACAAGCactggctgatgaactgtgtcttCATCCAACCCATCGTGAGACTATCTCAGTATCATCCTTTGGAGGGCAGGTGTCCTCGTCCAGAAGCCTTGAGGTAGCAACACTCTTTGTACACACCCTGAACTCTGCTCGTATCCCAATTTCGGTCCTCATTGTTCAGCAGTTGGCAGCCCCCATCCGAAACTCAGTGCGTACCCACCTGAGTGAAGTTCCATATCTGAAGGGCCTCACATTGGCTCATCCAGTAACCGGGGATGAGAACTTCCAAATCTCAATTCTCATTGGGGCTGACCACTACTGGCGTTTCGTGCAAGATGAGGTAATTCGGGGTGATGGTCCCACAGCAGTTCAATCACGACTAGGCTACCTATTGTCTGGCCCACTTCCCTTACCTCAACCCATTAATTCAACTAACTTGCACATAGCTATACTATCGTGTACCACAGAAACCAGTGACCTATTCCAATTCTGGAATTCAGAGTCTGCAAGCCCATCACCCACTACAGACACCCCAGATAACAATGTGTTCCTCCAGCAATACATGAAAAGCCATATCACTATACGATCAGATGGTGCCTATAGCTTGCGCTTTCCCTGGAGAGAGGATCACCCTCCTCTCCCATCTAATTATTTTATCTGCTCGAAACGAACTAGGTCCCTAGCACATCGATTGTCCAAAACACCAGAGCTACTGAAAACATATGGAACCATCATTAAAGATCAAGAACAAAAAGGCTTCATAGAAAGAGTAGAGAGTGGCAGTCACACACATAATGTACACTACATTCCCCATCACCCAGTCAGAAAAGACTCGGCCACCACACCTATCCGAATAGTGTACGACTGCAGTTGCAAACAGTCTCGCAACAATCCTAGCCTTAATGACTGCCTTTCAGCAGGCCCCCCGTTCCTCACAGATCTTTGCACCATTCTTCTCCGTTTCCGGCTACATACAATTGCGCTTTCAGCTGACATCGAGAAAGCCTTTCTCCATGTGTATTTAGACGAATCAGACAGGGACAGTACACGTTTTTTATGGCTGTCAGATCCCACTGATGAGAACAGCCCCTTTGTGATCTATAGATTCCGAGTTGTGCTATTTGGAGCTACTAGTTCTCCTTTCATGCTGTATGCAGCACTTAGCTTCCACCTAATTCGGAATTCCTCAGCAATATCACAGGATCTACTTCACAATCTTTACGTAGACAATGTTGTGTCTGGTTGCCATAGTGAGGAAGCTGCACACAAATATTTCATTGAGTCTCGTTCAGTACTTGGTAGTGCAGGTTTCAACCTACGTTCCTGGTCCTCGAACTGTGATTGCCTTCAGCAGGTAGCATCACAGCACAAGGTTGCTGAACCAAGCAACCCAGTCAAAGTACTAGGAATGTACTGGAACACTGAGAGTGATATGCTCTATGTCTCCCCCAACCTAGACACAAAATTTCCACCTACAATGACTAAGCGAGAGGTTCTCAAGTGGTCATCAAGCATTTTTGATCCATTGGGACTACTATCACCTGTCACGATCTCCGCAAAGCTCTTCCTACAACAGCTATGGCAAGAGCATTTAGAGTGGGACACTACACTTGACCCCAATCTATGCACTCAATGGATCACCATTGCTGCGAACATTGCACAAGCCACAACTCTGTCCTTCTCCCGCAAGTACAATATTATTTTTCCAGTACCTCAGGGTGTTTCCACTAGTCTGCATGTGTTTGCTGACGCAAGCTTAAAGGCCTACGGCGCAGTTGCCTTTATCCAACAAGGGCAAGGACCAGCCTCAATACTGATGTCCAAGACTAGAGCTGCACCATTGAAGCAGCTAACCCTGCCCAAATTGGAATTAAATGCAGCTGTACTTGCGGCCAGGCTAGCTCACTTTATTATGAAATCCCTAACAATCAATGTGACTGTTCATTTGTGGTCAGATAGTCAGATAGTTCTGCATTGGATTAATAGCCAGAAAACATTGAAGCCATATGTAAGTCATAGGGTTGCTGAGATTCACTCTGTTTCCAATAGGTGGAAGTACTGTCCGTCTGCAGAAAATCCAGCAGATCTCCTAACAAGAGGGATAACCTTTCAACAGCTCAGCTCATCTACCATGTGGCTACAGGGACCACCATGGTTGTCATCTCAACAACGTTGGCCAGTCTGGGACCCTACAGGAGTGCTCCTATCACAATCAGAAATTGACTTAGAAGAAGCAGATCAAAGCTCGCACACCGAACAAGATGAAAGCGACCCATCAGTTACCCTCCTGAACATCATAGATATCAAGAGGTACAGTAGCTTAAAGAGATTGCTTGCAGTAACTGCCTATGTGTTGCGCTTTGTCAACAATACAAGACATCTCCTAACTGTCAGCACAAGGTATCTAACCCCAGCAGAGATGTCTACGGCAAACCTGAAGGTCCTTGAAGCTGTTCAACATGCTGAATTTCCCAGAGAGATCTCTAACTTGACTTCAAAATCTCGACGGCTCCCACTGGTAAGACAGCTCAGGTTATTCTTGGATCAGAACCAGCTGATTAGATGTGGTGGGCGCATCCACAATGCCCCACTTTCAGAGCTTACAAGGTTTCCCTACTTGCTGCCATCTAAGCACCATTACACAAACCTTGTGATCATACAAGCACACATAACACAACGTCACGGTGGCGTGAACTCCACCCTGACGGTTATCCGGCAGCAGTACTGGATACCATCAGGAAGACAGCGCATCCGCTCACTGCTCCGGAAGTGTGTAATCTGCAGAAAGGTTTCATGCAGACCATATTCAGCGCCAGACCCTCCACCACTTGTGAAATGCCGAGTCAATATGGCTAATCCGTTCGAAGTCACCGGAGTGGATTTCACTGGTGCGCTGTACGTCCGGAGCAGTGAAGGTGAATGCAAGGCCTACATTTGCCTCTTCACCTGCGCTGTTTCCAGAGCAATCCATCTGGAAATAGTTGTTGATCTAACTGTTGCGTGTTTCTTACAGGCATTCCGTCGCTTAGCCAGCAGAAGATCCCTGCCAAGATTAATGCTCTCTGACAATGCCTCCACATACTTGGCTGCGGCCGAGGAGCTCAAGAGCCTATTATCATCTGAGGAACTAGCTGAGAGTCCTTCAAGGAGAGGTGTTGATTGGCGTTTTATCCCCAAACGTGCCCCCTGGTTTGGGGGATTCTGGGAAAGACTCGTTGGGCTCACGAAGTCAGTTCTGAAGAAGATATTGGGCCGCAGTCATGTCACATTGGACAGTCTCCAGACCATAGTGGTGGAGGTAGAAGCTGTGCTGAACAACCGTCCGCTAACCCATGTTTCTGCTGATGTCAATGACATAGACCCCATAACACCATCCCACCTCCTATATGGCCGACCCATTATCTCCCTGCCTTATCAGAGAGTAGAAGATGATGAGATAGATGACCCAACATACGGTGATGATGCAGACATTAGGAAGAGGACTAAGGCTCAAGCACTGCTCTTCAAGCATTTTTGGACCAGATGGCAGAAGGAGTATCTGACCTCGCTTCGAGAATTCCATCGCTCAACAGGCAATAACACACAGATGATAGGAGTTGGTGATGTTGTCCTCATCCACGATGATGCTCCCCGGATTCAGTGGAGACTAGGTGTTGTTGAACATCTTAACAAGGGCAACGATGGATTTGCTCGTTCTGCAAATGTCAGGACATCCACTGGTCAGACAAATCGACCAATAACTAAGCTCTATCCTCTTGAGGTCACAGCAGCAGAGTTGCCACGATCAACACGTCAGGATAATGTTCAAAACAAACAGCCCACTGTAGAAGAGATGTCAAGACCAGTTCGTCGAGCAGCAGTGAAGGGATGCCAGAGGGTACAGCAATGGACTGGTGCTCTTTGTgccccccccggaggatgtcttAGATTGACTGACACTTAATActgttactattattagctaTTGTAATTACTGCACATGTGTGACTCTAATATATTAGGTTGGTATTAGGCGCGAACACGTGTTGTAGCTTGTAGTTTTGTCTCCTCTATCTGGGGCCAGAATCGGTCGTTCTACCCTATCAAACCACTATACATCACAGATTTACAGATGACCAGTCATTTAGTGAAAATGGTAGTGGCACAGAATTGGTGGCATATGGTTCTTCTACCACAGCTGTAAGTCATAGAAGTTCATTGATTAGCCAAGATCAGTTTGTTACAAAGCAACACTTGCCACCCCCTGCTCCAACATTTATCTTTAACAGTTGCAACTTTTCAAGCTGTCCAATATCTTTTTCTGGTTCATATCAAGACAGTACAGATGGCATTGATGAGCTTTTAAAAGACATATCAGTTGATCAGCTGTTTGACCCATAAAGGACGGTATAGAGACAGTGAGAGACTCTCTATATGATTATATCTATGTGATTATATACAAAGTTTAAATGTACAATTATTGCTTAATAATCAATCAAAATATTTCAAAGTCTAATACAACTATAATTGCCATAGAAACAGGCCTCTTATAAGTATCACCTCCTGGGTTGAACAAGTTGCATAATGTTGTTTACTGGACTTTATGGAATGTAAATGTTGAGAGTTTGTTGACTGTTGAGACCTGCACATGGAATGCTGTGGGACAccacaaagtgtggtatatcagttatataccacagtttgctgtggtatatcatttatatacaacagTCTgagcctttgatctgaggtgtgaaagtggtacatatatatatatatatatattcacccCTGTAAACTCTTCAAATGACTGATCATGCCTCTATTATTTTCAACTCTTCCTTCAATAGTTGTGCATGCCTGAAATCTCCTTTTCCTTAAATGGAATATGCAAGCACTTTGCAATCTTCAGATAAACAAAACGTGTGGTCCTGATCATATACCTCCTTTCATCCTTAAAAACTGTGCCAAAGAAATCTCTCCCGTGTTGAAAGTAATATTTACAGAGTCATACATAACAGGTAATCTACCAACAGACTGGTTAACAGCTAACATATGTCCAATTCACAAGAAAGGAAGGCATGATTATGCCTCTAACTATAGACCCATCTCTCTGACATCAGTCTGCTCTAAAGTACTTGAACACATCATGTATCATAATATCATGAACCACCTAAACAGTAATAATGTCCTGGTAGAGAATCAACATGGCTTCCGAGCAAATCATTCCTGTGTCACACAGCTACTAACACTAACAGAAAACATATCGTATGCATTGGATCATAAGAAACAAATTGACATTATACTCGTAGACTTTGCCAAAGCTTTTGATACAGTTCCCATCAATGACTTCTCACTAAGAAATAAGAAATAACACACACAATTGGATAAAGGCGTGGCTTTCTAACCATACCCAATGAGCTCTGTATCCATATCATCTGGTGTCCCTCAGGGGACGGTACTTGGCCTGCTTATGTTCCTGCTTTATatcaatgatgacatcattatcAATATATACTCGCTTCTAAgaatatttgctgatgactgcctGTTGTACAGAATTATTACTACACCAGAAGACACCATTATACTGCAGCAAGACCTGCTAGTTGGATAACAACCTGGCAGCTTAGACTGAATATCACCAAATGTGTATAATAGATTCATCATCAATACactttaaataaataataaatcatTGTATCCTCAAACAAACTGATAGTCACTCATATCTTGGAGTCATGCTAGATAAGACATTATCATGGTTGCAACATATATCAAACGTTGCTACAAAAAGCATCAAATGCTTTAAACTTTCTAAAACATAACTTAAGTGACTGTTCACTGAATGTTAAAGCATCAGCTTATCTAACAATGGTACGACCTCAGATGGAGTATGCTTCTATTATTTGGGATCCATTATAATAGCAATAGAGATAAATTAGAATCAATTCAGCGACGAGCAGCTAGGTAGGTTTTAAGTGATTATAGTAGAACTAGTTCAGTATCATTAATGTTACATCAGTTATCTTGGCCTACCTTACAAATTCAATAGAACATCTCAAGATTGCAACTATTTCACAAGATTTTTCATCAACAAATATCCCTGTCAACTCCAACTTACTACCTACCTGTAATAAGAGACACACGACAATATCACCCTTATCATTTCATTCTCCTGCCTGTATCAACCATATCACATCTATAATCATTTTTTTTCAAGAACAATCAAAGAATGGAACAGCTT
This genomic interval carries:
- the LOC136255172 gene encoding uncharacterized protein produces the protein MENIQRLRTRRRATKSSVTKLLGKVDGILSADLEGVNSQSVKEAAKLMADTTLFQLKAKQGLLVELNNAITEKIDDETELEEDISKADAYQFDLDERIAFLTEFLRKASQAPPAKPTDAHTILPTSPPPTDSSAVNSDTQLPVTTDSLTSSPVVKPTEDTVSKSHKRLIVADTHHNVSRLPKLILPTFSGDPIQWQTFWDSFDAAVHSNVGLNDVQKFNYLRAQLHGDAARVIAGFTLTERNYTQSLELLKDRFGQPYKIINAHMEALLNLTKPSNNLASLQGFHDTIERHMRSLSALGKSPESYGMLLTSSILSKLPVETKRHMAREHYETEWSIKDVMAAIRKEVQIFEMSYQHGGKPSNYDSFPPSTSSFHTATHKGHHHRDGQQRKEPVCVFCKGGHKAGVCNSVTDPKERLSIVKRDNLCFNCLARHKVTQCTSKFTCRECKKRHHTSLCHAFLTETTQSQPDQQTSALPNAQAPATDNAAFTTMTPAPLSALYTNVCLLKTAIAEVSSATTTTEGNILFDEGAQRSFITQALADELCLHPTHRETISVSSFGGQVSSSRSLEVATLFVHTLNSARIPISVLIVQQLAAPIRNSVRTHLSEVPYLKGLTLAHPVTGDENFQISILIGADHYWRFVQDEVIRGDGPTAVQSRLGYLLSGPLPLPQPINSTNLHIAILSCTTETSDLFQFWNSESASPSPTTDTPDNNVFLQQYMKSHITIRSDGAYSLRFPWREDHPPLPSNYFICSKRTRSLAHRLSKTPELLKTYGTIIKDQEQKGFIERVESGSHTHNVHYIPHHPVRKDSATTPIRIVYDCSCKQSRNNPSLNDCLSAGPPFLTDLCTILLRFRLHTIALSADIEKAFLHVYLDESDRDSTRFLWLSDPTDENSPFVIYRFRVVLFGATSSPFMLYAALSFHLIRNSSAISQDLLHNLYVDNVVSGCHSEEAAHKYFIESRSVLGSAGFNLRSWSSNCDCLQQVASQHKVAEPSNPVKVLGMYWNTESDMLYVSPNLDTKFPPTMTKREVLKWSSSIFDPLGLLSPVTISAKLFLQQLWQEHLEWDTTLDPNLCTQWITIAANIAQATTLSFSRKYNIIFPVPQGVSTSLHVFADASLKAYGAVAFIQQGQGPASILMSKTRAAPLKQLTLPKLELNAAVLAARLAHFIMKSLTINVTVHLWSDSQIVLHWINSQKTLKPYVSHRVAEIHSVSNRWKYCPSAENPADLLTRGITFQQLSSSTMWLQGPPWLSSQQRWPVWDPTGVLLSQSEIDLEEADQSSHTEQDESDPSVTLLNIIDIKRYSSLKRLLAVTAYVLRFVNNTRHLLTVSTRYLTPAEMSTANLKVLEAVQHAEFPREISNLTSKSRRLPLVRQLRLFLDQNQLIRCGGRIHNAPLSELTRFPYLLPSKHHYTNLVIIQAHITQRHGGVNSTLTVIRQQYWIPSGRQRIRSLLRKCVICRKVSCRPYSAPDPPPLVKCRVNMANPFEVTGVDFTGALYVRSSEGECKAYICLFTCAVSRAIHLEIVVDLTVACFLQAFRRLASRRSLPRLMLSDNASTYLAAAEELKSLLSSEELAESPSRRGVDWRFIPKRAPWFGGFWERLVGLTKSVLKKILGRSHVTLDSLQTIVVEVEAVLNNRPLTHVSADVNDIDPITPSHLLYGRPIISLPYQRVEDDEIDDPTYGDDADIRKRTKAQALLFKHFWTRWQKEYLTSLREFHRSTGNNTQMIGVGDVVLIHDDAPRIQWRLGVVEHLNKGNDGFARSANVRTSTGQTNRPITKLYPLEVTAAELPRSTRQDNVQNKQPTVEEMSRPVRRAAVKGCQRVQQWTGALCAPPGGCLRLTDT